Proteins encoded by one window of Cannabis sativa cultivar Pink pepper isolate KNU-18-1 chromosome 4, ASM2916894v1, whole genome shotgun sequence:
- the LOC133036994 gene encoding uncharacterized protein LOC133036994, translated as MDEVVVVSWAIWHARNDFVWQKKSWLASNIVTSARNMHDQYKFAQGRKGLLLPPLNDGGRNCEHWIAPVLNKIKVNVDGALFKQEGQFGVGCVARSHHATMV; from the coding sequence ATGGACGAAGTGGTGGTAGTGAGTTGGGCTATTTGGCATGCGCGGAATGACTTTGTTTGGCAAAAGAAGAGTTGGCTTGCTTCAAATATTGTAACATCAGCAAGAAACATGCATGATCAATACAAATTTGCTCAGGGAAGGAAGGGTCTTTTGTTGCCTCCTTTGAATGATGGGGGGCGGAACTGTGAGCATTGGATTGCACCTGTGTTAAACAAGATTAAAGTTAATGTTGATGGGGCTTTATTTAAACAAGAGGGGCAGTTTGGAGTGGGCTGTGTAGCTCGATCTCATCATGCTACCATGGTATAA
- the LOC115713289 gene encoding uncharacterized protein LOC115713289 yields MFSTVLGHNPSFIWRSILEAKDRIHACAQRTIANGENVSILNDPWLPHSSKSYVVSHNPALVNKSASCLFQVNTRAWDEDVVRDLFVAHDQDLILSIQLSDSAANDESKGSWCQDANTDFWKRLWSLKISLKISNFLWRDASGVLPTFFQLQKRHVLVNANCPLCNSSIETIQHALVECSFAKAAWHCSMVDVGDWGCNIQQLVVGNSH; encoded by the exons ATGTTTTCTACTGTATTGGGACACAATCCTAGTTTCATTTGGCGTAGTATTCTTGAAGCAAAAGATCGTATCCACGCTTGTGCTCAAAGAACAATTGCTAATGGGGAAAATGTCTCCATTCTTAATGATCCTTGGCTCCCACATAGTTCTAAAAGCTATGTTGTCTCACACAACCCTGCTCTTGTGAATAAGTCGGCCAGCTGCCTCTTTCAAGTCAATACTCGCGCATGGGATGAGGATGTTGTGAGGGACCTGTTTGTTGCCCATGATCAAGACCTTATTTTGTCCATTCAGCTTAGTGATTCTGCCGCTAATGATG AATCTAAGGGTTCTTGGTGCCAAGATGCCAATACTGATTTTTGGAAGCGGCTTTGGTcattaaaaatttctcttaaGATCAGTAATTTCTTATGGCGAGATGCTTCGGGTGTGCTTCCAACTTTTTTTCAACTCCAAAAGCGTCATGTTCTTGTCAATGCCAACTGCCCTTTGTGCAACTCTAGTATTGAAACTATTCAACATGCGTTGGTGGAATGCTCGTTTGCAAAGGCTGCTTGGCATTGCAGCATGGTTGATGTCGGGGACTGGGGCTGCAACATTCAGCAGCTGGTTGTTGGGAATTCTCACTAG